One segment of Primulina tabacum isolate GXHZ01 chromosome 6, ASM2559414v2, whole genome shotgun sequence DNA contains the following:
- the LOC142549663 gene encoding protein SHORT-ROOT-like: MDTLFRLVSLQSDQSLNSSRTSSSSRSSRQNPYQQEDEECFNIFMDDEDFSSSSSKHYNPYPHHQLHHHTASNTPTPTTTTTTGSATPTHHHVYDQSANQFSYSPARDVTLEFAASLSGHDSKWASDILLETAKAIADRNSARVQQLMWMLNELGSLYGDIDQKLASYFLQGLFSRMMDSGDRTYRTLISASEKNCSFDSTRKMVLKFQEVSPWTMFGHVACNGAIIEAFEGANKLHIIDISNTFCTQWPTLLEAIATRSDETPYLRITTVLVSKAGGANGGSSGVQKVMKEIGSRMEKFARLMGVPFKFNVIHHAGDLSELNLAELDIKEDETLAINCVGALHSVTTVGNRRDSLISIFRKLQPRLVTVVEEEADLDIGVDGVEFVRGFQESLRWFRVYFEALDESFPKTSNERLMLERAAGCAIVDLVACPQVDSVERRETAARWSHRLQGGGFRPVSFSEEVSDDVRALLRRYKDGWSMVQGSDSTGIFLNWKDQPVVWASAWKP, translated from the coding sequence ATGGATACTTTGTTTAGACTCGTAAGCctccaatctgatcaatctctCAATTCCAGCCGAACCTCCAGCAGCTCGAGATCCTCCAGGCAAAACCCTTATCAGCAAGAAGACGAAGAATGCTTCaacattttcatggatgatgaagatttctcttcttcttcttccaaaCACTATAATCCCTATCCCCACCACCAACTCCACCACCATACTGCTTCAAATACTCCCActcccaccaccaccaccacgaCGGGTAGCGCCACCCCGACTCACCACCATGTCTACGATCAATCCGCCAATCAATTCTCTTATTCTCCAGCACGTGACGTGACCCTCGAATTCGCTGCCTCACTTTCAGGGCATGATAGCAAGTGGGCTTCTGATATTCTCTTGGAAACAGCGAAAGCGATAGCTGACAGAAACAGTGCCAGGGTGCAGCAACTCATGTGGATGCTCAACGAGCTCGGCTCGCTCTATGGAGATATCGATCAGAAGCTTGCTTCTTACTTTCTCCAAGGTTTGTTCAGCCGCATGATGGATTCAGGTGACCGCACGTACCGGACTCTGATCTCCGCGTCCGAGAAGAACTGTTCTTTCGACTCTACTAGAAAAATGGTGCTGAAATTTCAAGAAGTTAGCCCTTGGACCATGTTCGGTCATGTCGCTTGCAATGGTGCGATAATCGAAGCATTTGAAGGTGCGAACAAATTACACATAATTGACATTAGCAACACCTTTTGCACGCAGTGGCCCACTCTTCTTGAAGCCATAGCCACTCGTAGCGATGAAACCCCATATCTGAGGATCACCACCGTCTTGGTCAGCAAAGCTGGCGGCGCAAACGGTGGTTCGTCCGGAGTGCAAAAGGTTATGAAAGAGATCGGCAGCAGGATGGAAAAATTTGCAAGACTAATGGGCGTGCCCTTTAAGTTCAATGTCATACACCATGCAGGTGATTTGTCTGAACTGAATTTAGCTGAATTAGATATCAAAGAAGATGAAacactggccataaattgtgtggGGGCATTGCATTCCGTAACAACAGTTGGTAATCGTAGGGATTCGTTGATATCCATTTTTAGGAAGCTACAGCCTAGACTCGTGACGGTTGTTGAAGAAGAAGCTGATCTTGATATCGGCGTTGACGGGGTTGAATTCGTCAGGGGTTTTCAAGAAAGTCTAAGATGGTTTAGGGTTTACTTCGAGGCATTGGATGAGAGCTTCCCGAAAACAAGCAACGAGCGTTTGATGCTTGAAAGGGCAGCCGGATGCGCCATCGTGGACCTGGTGGCGTGCCCGCAGGTGGATTCTGTGGAGAGGAGGGAGACGGCGGCGAGGTGGTCGCACCGCCTGCAAGGTGGCGGATTTAGACCGGTTTCTTTTAGCGAAGAGGTCTCCGACGACGTGCGCGCCTTGTTGAGGAGGTACAAGGACGGATGGTCAATGGTACAGGGCTCAGATTCCACTGGAATATTCCTTAACTGGAAGGATCAGCCGGTGGTGTGGGCTAGTGCATGGAAGCCCTGA
- the LOC142549664 gene encoding adenylyl-sulfate kinase 3-like, translating into MTAVDCQKLKLGKTVDLNSSEASYTRLTSVKVAVCNGKHQKLGICGAAGRSSFLAPIKAMEASKTTAYANGQVKGVECDSVGDVLTKDCSGFTDKSTIQMSTIGNSSNIVWHNCSVSKIDRQGLLNQKGCVIWITGLSGSGKSTLACALSRSLHSRGKLSYILDGDNCRHGLNRDLSFKAEDRAENIRRIGEVAKLFADAGLISIASLISPFRQDRDSCRALLPEGDFIEVYMDVPVQVCETRDPKGLYKLARAGKIKGFTGVDDPYEPPLNAEIVLQQSEEMCDSPAVLAEFVVSFLETKGYLEA; encoded by the exons ATGACGGCGGTTGATTGCCAAAAGTTGAAATTGGGTAAAACGGTGGATTTGAACTCTTCCGAGGCATCATACACCAGGTTGACGTCTGTGAAGGTGGCGGTATGCAACGGCAAACACCAGAAATTGGGGATTTGCGGAGCAGCTGGAAGATCAAGCTTTTTGGCGCCAATTAAGGCGATGGAAGCTTCCAAGACGACGGCGTATGCGAATGGCCAAGTGAAGGGAGTCGAATGCGATTCAGTCGGCGATGTTCTTACCAAGGACTGCAGCGGTTTTACCG ATAAAAGTACGATTCAGATGTCCACAATTGGAAATTCATCAAATATTGTGTGGCACAATTGTTCTGTTAGCAAGATTGACAGGCAGGGATTGCTTAATCAGAAAGGCTGTGTCATTTGGATCACTGGATTAAGTGGTTCAG GAAAGAGTACTCTGGCATGCGCTTTAAGTCGTTCCTTACACAGTAGAGGAAAGCTCTCCTATATCCTTGATGGGGATAATTGCAGGCATGGTCTGAACCGTGATCTTAGTTTTAAAGCTGAAGACCGAGCTGAGAATATTAGAAGGATCG GAGAGGTAGCAAAGCTCTTTGCAGATGCTGGACTCATTAGCATTGCAAGTCTAATATCTCCCTTCAGACAGGACCGGGATTCCTGTCGAGCTTTACTTCCTGAAGGAGATTTTATCGAG GTATATATGGATGTCCCTGTACAAGTGTGTGAGACTAGGGATCCAAAGGGATTGTACAAACTTGCCAGAGCTGGGAAAATCAAAG GTTTCACTGGTGTTGATGATCCATATGAGCCACCTTTGAATGCTGAG ATAGTGCTGCAGCAAAGCGAAGAGATGTGCGATTCTCCTGCTGTTTTGGCTGAATTCGTTGTTTCTTTCTTGGAAACAAAAGGTTACCTGGAGGCCTGA
- the LOC142549665 gene encoding large ribosomal subunit protein uL24y, translated as MKFNPRVSSSRRKSRKAHFTAPSSVRRVLMSAPLSGDLRTKHNVRSMPVRKDDEVQVVRGTYKGREGKVVQVYRKKWVIHVERITREKVNGSTVNVGIHPSKVVITKLRIDKDRKSLLDRKAKGRAAADKDKGTKFTAEDIMQTID; from the coding sequence ATGAAGTTCAACCCCCGCGTCTCCTCCTCCAGGCGCAAGAGCCGCAAGGCTCACTTCACCGCGCCGTCGAGTGTTCGCCGCGTGCTGATGAGCGCTCCGCTCTCCGGTGACCTCCGGACGAAGCACAATGTCCGGTCCATGCCGGTCCGCAAGGACGACGAGGTGCAGGTTGTTCGAGGAACGTACAAGGGACGGGAAGGTAAGGTGGTCCAGGTGTACCGCAAGAAATGGGTGATCCACGTGGAGCGAATCACCCGTGAGAAGGTTAACGGATCCACTGTCAACGTTGGTATTCACCCTTCGAAGGTTGTCATCACGAAGCTCCGCATCGATAAGGATCGCAAGTCGCTCCTCGATCGCAAGGCTAAGGGACGCGCCGCCGCTGACAAGGACAAGGGGACCAAGTTCACCGCCGAGGATATCATGCAGACCATCGATTAA
- the LOC142549666 gene encoding cyclin-D5-1-like produces the protein MEDFETPLSNLLCNENESCLQEQCIQKDENFELYPVSESDCDYIENLIQRETSFKASGTECSVKGKGSWFKCARLDAIKWILDAKGLFGFHLSTAYLSMIYFDRFFSRRWIDDEKLWAIRLLSVASLSLAVKMEECEVPGLSEYRVDEYNFEGNVIQKMELLVLNTLEWRMSYATPFVYLNYFTAKFCEEFRHKDLVTQATDLILYFDTEIDVSEHRPSVVAAAAVLAAYDNQLTRKLFEMKINAIPSWGYLEKEHTFSCYSLLQQIVMFKSKTPISNISRNSLSTNSSSINVLDDDTTIGIGTKRRLTYTDGDPHCPLDKVPKS, from the exons ATGGAAGATTTCGAAACTCCATTGTCTAATCTTTTGTGCAATGAAAATGAATCCTGTTTGCAAGAACAGTGTATTCAGAAAGATGAGAACTTTGAGCTTTATCCTGTTTCAGAATCCGATTGCGATTATATTGAAAATCTAATACAGAGGGAGACCAGTTTTAAAGCAAGTGGGACCGAATGTTCAGTGAAGGGAAAAGGAAGCTGGTTCAAATGCGCCCGTTTGGATGCCATTAAATGGATTCTTGAT GCAAAAGGTCTGTTTGGATTTCACTTAAGTACTGCCTATCTGTCAATGATTTATTTTGATCGATTCTTTTCAAGAAGGTGGATCGAT GATGAAAAATTGTGGGCTATTCGGTTATTATCAGTTGCAAGTTTATCCCTTGCTGTGAAAATGGAGGAATGTGAAGTACCGGGTTTATCCGAATATCGTGTAGATGAATACAATTTTGAAGGAAATGTGATCCAAAAAATGGAGTTATTGGTTCTCAATACATTGGAATGGAGAATGAGTTATGCCACTCCTTTTGTTTATCTAAATTATTTCACAGCCAAGTTCTGTGAGGAATTTAGGCATAAAGACCTGGTAACTCAAGCTACTGATTTGATCTTG TACTTTGATACAGAGATTGACGTATCTGAGCACCGACCTTCCGTTGTCGCGGCAGCGGCGGTTTTAGCCGCTTATGATAATCAGTTAACGAGAAAATTATTTGAGATGAAGATTAATGCAATCCCATCATGGGGGTACCTAGAAAAA GAGCATACATTTTCATGTTATAGTCTGCTACAACAGATTGTAATGTTCAAATCCAAGACCCCCATATCTAACATTTCCCGAAATTCGTTATCCACTAATTCAAGCTCCATTAATGTTCTCGATGATGATACAACAATCGGGATTGGCACAAAACGAAGACTAACATATACCGATGGTGATCCACATTGCCCTCTGGATAAGGTTCCTAAATCTTAA